Proteins encoded within one genomic window of Mesobacillus subterraneus:
- a CDS encoding S66 family peptidase translates to MIAPRLLPGDEIRVIAPATSMIILKEAQVDLAVERLTKLGFNVTFGKNADAHDEFFSSSIAERIQDLHDAFGDPNVKGILTAIGGYNSNQLLKYIDFDLIAANPKIFCGYSDITALQLAIYQKAGLVTYSGPHFSSFGVKHGLDYSMESFLEAVTNDAPYEVIPSTTWSDDAWYLDQENRTFHEQNGYLILQEGEAEGKLIGGNLCTMNLLQGTEFMPSLKDSILFIEDDEESHSRSFDRDLQSLLHLPDSDSIKALLIGRFQKNSNITEEALRKIISSKEELRNIPIIANVNFGHVQPFATLPIGAVATIKAERGQTEIFIEQKE, encoded by the coding sequence ATGATTGCACCTAGATTATTGCCAGGGGATGAAATAAGAGTAATCGCACCAGCGACCAGCATGATTATTTTAAAAGAGGCTCAGGTTGATTTGGCTGTTGAAAGGCTGACTAAGCTTGGATTCAATGTGACATTCGGTAAGAACGCAGATGCGCATGATGAGTTTTTCAGCTCTTCGATAGCAGAAAGAATCCAGGATTTGCATGATGCTTTTGGGGATCCAAATGTAAAAGGAATCCTTACTGCGATTGGCGGATATAACTCTAATCAATTGCTTAAGTACATTGATTTTGATTTAATTGCTGCCAATCCGAAGATTTTTTGCGGATATAGCGATATTACAGCGCTTCAGCTGGCTATCTATCAGAAAGCTGGTCTCGTTACTTACTCAGGGCCCCATTTCTCGAGCTTCGGCGTGAAACATGGACTTGATTATTCAATGGAATCATTTTTAGAGGCAGTCACCAATGATGCTCCATATGAAGTGATACCATCTACAACATGGTCTGACGACGCCTGGTATCTCGACCAGGAAAATCGGACTTTCCACGAACAAAATGGCTACCTGATTCTCCAGGAAGGAGAAGCCGAGGGGAAACTGATCGGGGGAAATCTCTGTACGATGAACCTGCTTCAGGGTACAGAATTCATGCCTTCCCTGAAAGATAGCATCCTGTTCATTGAAGATGACGAAGAAAGCCATTCCAGAAGCTTTGACAGGGACCTGCAATCACTGCTGCATCTCCCAGATTCTGATTCAATAAAAGCTCTATTGATAGGACGATTCCAAAAGAACTCCAATATTACCGAAGAGGCATTAAGGAAGATTATATCCAGCAAGGAAGAGTTGCGGAATATACCAATCATCGCCAATGTAAACTTTGGACATGTCCAGCCTTTTGCCACATTGCCTATTGGGGCAGTTGCAACAATAAAGGCAGAGCGTGGCCAAACGGAGATCTTTATCGAACAAAAAGAATAG